The Streptococcus pluranimalium genome contains a region encoding:
- a CDS encoding ECF transporter S component, with the protein MTNTRKMAYIAILSAISFLLLFFNFPILPAASFLKIDFSVIPILLALLLFDLKSAYVVLLLRTLLKFILNFEGVNTWVGMPMNVLALGLFVTVFALVWKNHQTLKTYVSAAVIATIALTLAMLVLNLFFAIPLYIKFAGWPPEALTMTSYIVPAVIPFNLLQGAILSLVFYPAYLGTQNVLLKYQN; encoded by the coding sequence ATGACAAACACACGTAAGATGGCTTATATTGCTATCCTTTCAGCTATTTCATTTTTATTGCTCTTTTTCAATTTTCCTATTTTGCCAGCAGCAAGTTTTTTGAAAATTGATTTTAGTGTGATTCCGATTTTATTAGCCTTATTGTTGTTTGATTTAAAATCGGCTTATGTTGTCTTGCTCTTACGTACGCTTTTAAAATTTATATTGAATTTTGAAGGGGTTAATACCTGGGTCGGTATGCCAATGAATGTACTTGCTCTAGGTTTGTTTGTAACGGTATTTGCTCTTGTCTGGAAAAATCATCAGACGCTTAAGACCTATGTCTCAGCAGCTGTTATTGCGACAATCGCTTTAACATTAGCTATGTTAGTATTGAATCTCTTTTTCGCAATACCGCTTTACATCAAGTTTGCAGGATGGCCACCAGAAGCTCTAACAATGACTTCATATATTGTGCCAGCTGTGATACCATTTAACCTCTTGCAGGGAGCTATCCTATCGCTAGTCTTTTACCCTGCATACTTGGGCACTCAAAATGTTCTTTTAAAATATCAAAACTAA
- a CDS encoding phosphatase PAP2 family protein produces the protein MKNKQTYLLRASIALVLFMILGYTVKFYPETLVTFDEAIQTAVRGSLPASATSFFSGVTVLGNTLTFVLMLLVLVAFIYFVKKWKMEAIFLGITGALSGLLIVGSKYLYGRARPSLEHLVSAHGFSFPSGHATGSMMIYGFMLIIAHQRIKSKGLRILVEALIALLIALIGLSRIYVGVHYPTDVLGGFILGFACLNIIYPFYDQKRFESRFQGKQK, from the coding sequence ATGAAAAACAAACAGACTTATCTTTTGAGAGCATCTATTGCTCTTGTTTTATTCATGATACTTGGTTATACAGTCAAGTTTTATCCTGAAACATTGGTTACCTTTGATGAAGCCATCCAAACAGCAGTGCGTGGTTCTCTACCAGCATCAGCCACTTCTTTCTTTAGTGGCGTCACGGTTTTGGGCAATACCTTAACCTTTGTTTTGATGCTACTTGTTCTAGTTGCCTTCATTTACTTTGTGAAAAAATGGAAAATGGAAGCTATTTTCCTGGGGATTACAGGAGCTCTGTCTGGTCTCTTGATTGTCGGTTCTAAGTATCTTTATGGGAGAGCCAGACCAAGCCTAGAACATTTAGTATCGGCTCATGGTTTTTCATTTCCTAGTGGTCATGCGACGGGGTCGATGATGATCTATGGTTTTATGCTTATCATTGCTCATCAGCGAATCAAATCAAAAGGTTTGAGAATACTAGTAGAAGCTTTAATAGCACTCTTGATTGCCTTGATTGGTTTATCACGTATCTACGTAGGTGTTCATTACCCAACAGATGTTCTAGGAGGTTTTATCTTAGGATTTGCTTGTCTAAATATCATTTACCCTTTTTATGATCAGAAACGCTTTGAATCTCGTTTTCAAGGAAAACAAAAATAA
- a CDS encoding YeiH family protein — protein sequence MSTLKLRLPGLALCLVIATSAWFLGQWLPLIGAPVFAIFIGMIIAIWHTNRRQTQAGINYSSKTILQTAVVLLGFGLNLKQVLAVGSQSLPIILATILTALLLAFPLKKILNLDRHIATLVAVGSSICGGSAIAATAPVIKAKEEDVAQAISVIFLFNILAALLFPTLGHALGLSNDGFALFAGTAVNDTSSVTATATAWDNLYNANTLDGATIVKLTRTLAIIPITLGLSFYEMKRHQTGDRNNAFKLKKVFPTFILYFILASLVTTVLHLPTPLVDFLKNTSKFFIVMAMSAIGLNTNIANLFKRGGKAIIMGGLSWFFISFVSLLMQKLMGLW from the coding sequence CCTAGGCCAATGGTTACCACTTATCGGAGCTCCTGTATTTGCCATTTTCATCGGCATGATCATCGCCATTTGGCACACTAATCGCAGGCAAACCCAGGCAGGTATCAACTATTCCTCGAAAACTATCCTTCAAACAGCTGTTGTTCTCCTTGGGTTTGGTCTCAACCTCAAACAGGTACTAGCTGTCGGTAGCCAGTCTCTCCCCATCATCCTTGCGACTATTTTGACGGCTTTATTACTCGCTTTTCCTTTGAAAAAAATCCTAAACCTTGATCGTCACATCGCTACACTAGTTGCCGTTGGATCATCTATTTGCGGCGGCTCTGCCATCGCTGCTACCGCACCTGTTATCAAGGCTAAGGAAGAAGATGTTGCCCAGGCGATCTCTGTTATCTTTTTGTTTAATATCCTGGCTGCCCTATTGTTTCCAACCTTGGGGCATGCGCTTGGCTTATCCAATGATGGCTTTGCTCTCTTTGCAGGAACAGCTGTTAACGATACGTCCTCTGTAACCGCAACGGCAACAGCTTGGGATAACCTCTATAACGCTAATACACTTGACGGCGCTACCATTGTTAAACTAACGAGGACATTAGCGATCATTCCTATTACACTGGGACTTTCGTTTTATGAAATGAAACGCCATCAGACAGGAGATAGAAACAATGCTTTTAAGTTAAAAAAAGTATTCCCAACCTTTATTCTCTATTTTATCTTAGCATCATTAGTTACTACCGTCCTACATCTACCAACTCCTTTGGTCGACTTTTTAAAAAACACCTCAAAATTTTTCATCGTCATGGCCATGAGCGCTATTGGTCTTAATACCAATATAGCCAACCTTTTCAAACGCGGTGGCAAAGCCATCATTATGGGCGGACTTTCTTGGTTTTTCATTTCCTTTGTCAGTCTACTCATGCAAAAACTAATGGGACTTTGGTAA